The sequence below is a genomic window from Sphingomonas jaspsi DSM 18422.
CCAGCGAATAATAGGCGTAGCTCTTGCCGCCGACTTCGAGGGTCGAGCGGGTGTTGAGGCTGTCCTGGCCGGTCGGGATCATGGGCGTGTGCGTCCTTATGCTTGTAGCGATGTCACGGGTCCGCACGCGGGCGCGCGCGGAAAGGTTGGCGCGCCCCTAGCAAGAAGCGCGGCCAAGGGCAAAGGGCGACGCGAAGTTTAGAGCCAGCCTTTGCGGCGAGCGATAAGGTAAGGCAGCACCGCGCTGGCCAGCATCAGGGACAGGGCGAAGGGATAGCCGTGGAGCCATTCCAGCTCCGGCATATATTTGAAGTTCATGCCGTACACGCCCGCCACCAGCGTCGGCGGCATCAAGACGACCGCGACGACCGAGAAAATCTTCATCACGAAATTCTGTTCGAGGCTGATCATCCCGAGGCTGGCGTCGAGCAGGAAGGTAAGGTTGTCGCCCAGGAAATTGCTATGATCGTCAAGCGCATGGGCGTCTTCGATCAGGCTGTTGATGTGCCGCAGCGAACTGTCGTGCTGCTGGACCCCGTCGCACGAGCGCAGGAAGGTCAGCACCCGGCTGGTCGACACCGACGTTTCACGAACCTTTGCCAGTAGCCGCTGCGCCGCCCCGATACGAAGCATCAGCGCTTCGTAGCGCAGCTCCGGGTTGCGCCGGGTCGAGCGAGCGCCACGGTCGAAAATCTGGCTGGAGATATTCTTGAGTTCGCGCCCCGCCGCCTCCAGTTCGTCGGCCAGCCGGTCGACCACGGCGTCGAGGATCCGCATCATCGCCCGGATCGGTTTCGCCGCCTGCATCGGATCGGCATAGACCTGGTCGGCCAGGACGACGAACGGCTTGGGGTCGATATAGCGCAGCGTGACCAGGTGCGTATCGGTCAGGATGAAGGTCACCGGATCGCTGGACGGTTCGCCCTCGTCGACGCCATAGAGCACCGACATGGTCATGAACATCACGCCTTCCCGCTCATAAAGGCGGCTCGACGGCTCGATCTCGAGCATTTCCTCGCGGGTCGGGACATTCTGGCCGATCAGCTGTTCGGTCCAGCGTTCCTCGTCCTTGGTCGGTTCGAGAAGGTCGATCCACACCGCCGCGCAATCGGCCGCGGAAAGTTTGGCGGGATCGACGGGGGCTGCGGGACAGCCGGGTCCGAACAGGCGTAACATCGCGCCGTTGGTGCCTGCGAACTCGCCGCTTGGCAAGTCGCCCCCGCGGCCCTAGCCAGTAGGCCATGGGGGAATGGGTTTCGCGGCGCTCGCCGCTTGTCATCATCGCTGCGATCACCACGCTGGCCGTCATCATCCTGCTGGCGATGCACCGCCCGCCGATCTGCACCTGCGGCACGGTAGAGCTATGGGGCGAGGTCGGTCCGAAGCAGAGCCAGATGCTGGCCGATTGGTATACGCCGAGCCACATCGTCCACGGCTTCCTGTTCTACGCGATCGGCTGGGCGCTGCTGCGCAGCCGACCGGTCGAACTGCGGCTGACGCTGGCGATGCTGGTCGAAGCGACATGGGAGGTCATCGAGAATACGCCGATGGTCATCGACCGCTACCGCGAGGCGACGGTCGCGCTCGGCTATAGCGGTGACAGCGTGCTCAATTCGACCAGCGATATCCTGGTCATGGCGGCGGGTTTCCTCGCGGCGCGGCGCCTGCCGGTCTGGGCGAGCGTTATCGTCGTCGTCGTGCTGGAACTGGTGCCCCTGATCGTCATCCGCGACAATCTGACGCTCAACGTCTGGATGCTGCTGGCGCCGAACGACGCCATCCTCAACTGGCAAGCCGCAGCCTAGCGCCGCAGCGCGTCGACATCCTTTTTGGTCACCGGCGCAGCCATTTGGGCCACCGGCCGAAGTGTCGGACTGCTACCCGCGGCGGCAAAATTGCGGTGTGCTTCCCAGGCATGCGCCAGCGTATCGCCGACGAGCTTGCGATAGTCGCTGTCGAAATTGACCGATTGGCGGAGGCGTTCGAGGTCGGCTGCCTGGGCGTCGGTCAACGCCGCGTTCGGCAGCAGGTCGAGCCTGCGCCCGGCGTAGCTGAGTTGCGATCCGACCCCGCCCTGATCGGCGATGATCGCCTGCGCGGCGCTGCGGGTCGAGCCGCTGGTCGACCGTTCCAGCGCCAGTTCGGACGCCTTGATCGCGAACAGGCTGCTGGTGCTGGCCAGGGACATATAGACCGCCGGGGTAAGCGACGCCGCGACACTGGGAAGGACGAAGGTCGACGTAGGCGCTGCCGGCTCCGGCTTGCCCGCGCAACCAGCGATGACCAGCATCGCGGCCGCGGAAACGGCACCAACGACGTTGCGCTTCACCCTCATATTCCCTCCCCTGCCGCTCAGCGGCCCAGCATATTCTCCGGCTTCACCACCCGGTCGAACGTCGCTTCGTCGACCAGGCCGAGATCGAGACCCGCTTCCTTCAGCGTCATCCCCTTCTTGTGGGCATGCTTGGCGATCGTCGCGGCATTGTCGTAGCCGATTTCCGGCGCCAGCGCAGTGACCAGCATCAGCGACCGGTTCATCAATTCCGAAATACGAGTCTCGTCGGCTTCCAGCCCGTCGAGCGTACGCTCGGTAAAGCTCACCATGCCGACCGACAGCAGGTTGATCGAGCGGATGACGTTCGCGCCAATGAGCGGCTTGAACACGTTGAGCTCCATATGGCCCTGAAGCCCGCCGACGGTGCAGGCGACGTGATTACCCATCACCTGCGCCGCCACCATGGTGAGCATTTCGCACTGGGTCGGATTGACCTTGCCCGGCATGATCGAACTGCCCGGCTCGTTTTCCGGCAGGCGAAGTTCGCCAAGCCCGCAGCGCGGACCCGAACCGAGAAGGCGGATGTCGTTGGCGATCTTGCTGAGCGACACCGCGATGGTGTTGAGCACGCCCGACAGCTCGACCATCGTGTCGTGCGCGGCCAGTTCGGCGAATTTGTTCGGCGCGGTTTCGAACGGCAGCTGGGTAAGGTTCGCGACTTCCTTGGCAAAGGCGTCGGCAAAGCCCTTGGGCGCATTGAGGCCGGTGCCCACGGCGGTGCCGCCCTGCGCCAGCATCATTACACGGGGCAGGCAGGCTTCGACCCGCGCGATGTTGGCTTCGATCTGCGCAGCATAGCCCGAAAATTCCTGCCCCAGCGTCAGCGGCGTGGCGTCCTGCAGATGGGTGCGGCCGATCTTGACGATGCCATCCCAGCGCTGTGCCTGCTCGGCGAGGCGATCATGGATCTTGTGAAGGGCAGGGAGGAGCTTGCGATACACGGCAATACCGGCGGCGACGTGCATCGCGGTCGGGAAGCTGTCGTTCGACGACTGGCCCTTGTTGACATGGTC
It includes:
- a CDS encoding DUF2585 family protein, encoding MGEWVSRRSPLVIIAAITTLAVIILLAMHRPPICTCGTVELWGEVGPKQSQMLADWYTPSHIVHGFLFYAIGWALLRSRPVELRLTLAMLVEATWEVIENTPMVIDRYREATVALGYSGDSVLNSTSDILVMAAGFLAARRLPVWASVIVVVVLELVPLIVIRDNLTLNVWMLLAPNDAILNWQAAA
- a CDS encoding DUF4142 domain-containing protein, with product MRVKRNVVGAVSAAAMLVIAGCAGKPEPAAPTSTFVLPSVAASLTPAVYMSLASTSSLFAIKASELALERSTSGSTRSAAQAIIADQGGVGSQLSYAGRRLDLLPNAALTDAQAADLERLRQSVNFDSDYRKLVGDTLAHAWEAHRNFAAAGSSPTLRPVAQMAAPVTKKDVDALRR
- the fumC gene encoding class II fumarate hydratase produces the protein MSITRTETDSFGPIEVPADSYWGAQTERSIGNFPFGPRERMPAEIVHALGFVKQAAARVNARLGGLDPQIAEAIQQAAGEVARGDLDGQFPLVIWQTGSGTQSNMNANEVIAGRANEMLTGNRGGKEPVHPNDHVNKGQSSNDSFPTAMHVAAGIAVYRKLLPALHKIHDRLAEQAQRWDGIVKIGRTHLQDATPLTLGQEFSGYAAQIEANIARVEACLPRVMMLAQGGTAVGTGLNAPKGFADAFAKEVANLTQLPFETAPNKFAELAAHDTMVELSGVLNTIAVSLSKIANDIRLLGSGPRCGLGELRLPENEPGSSIMPGKVNPTQCEMLTMVAAQVMGNHVACTVGGLQGHMELNVFKPLIGANVIRSINLLSVGMVSFTERTLDGLEADETRISELMNRSLMLVTALAPEIGYDNAATIAKHAHKKGMTLKEAGLDLGLVDEATFDRVVKPENMLGR
- a CDS encoding magnesium transporter CorA family protein; its protein translation is MLRLFGPGCPAAPVDPAKLSAADCAAVWIDLLEPTKDEERWTEQLIGQNVPTREEMLEIEPSSRLYEREGVMFMTMSVLYGVDEGEPSSDPVTFILTDTHLVTLRYIDPKPFVVLADQVYADPMQAAKPIRAMMRILDAVVDRLADELEAAGRELKNISSQIFDRGARSTRRNPELRYEALMLRIGAAQRLLAKVRETSVSTSRVLTFLRSCDGVQQHDSSLRHINSLIEDAHALDDHSNFLGDNLTFLLDASLGMISLEQNFVMKIFSVVAVVLMPPTLVAGVYGMNFKYMPELEWLHGYPFALSLMLASAVLPYLIARRKGWL